Proteins from a genomic interval of Lathamus discolor isolate bLatDis1 chromosome 11, bLatDis1.hap1, whole genome shotgun sequence:
- the KIF3B gene encoding kinesin-like protein KIF3B, whose product MSKLKSSESVRVVVRCRPMNSKEKTASYERVVNVDVKLGQVSVKNPRGTAHELPKTFTFDAVYDWNSKQVELYDETFRPLVDSVLQGFNGTIFAYGQTGTGKTYTMEGVRGDPEKRGVIPNSFDHIFTHISRSQNQQYLVRASYLEIYQEEIRDLLSKDQSKRLELKERPDTGVYVKDLSSFVTKSVKEIEHVMNVGNQNRSVGATNMNEHSSRSHAIFVITIECSELGLDGENHIRVGKLNLVDLAGSERQAKTGAQGERLKEATKINLSLSALGNVISALVDGKSTHIPYRDSKLTRLLQDSLGGNAKTVMVANIGPASYNVEETLTTLRYANRAKNIKNKPRVNEDPKDALLREFQEEIARLKAQLEKRSIGKRKRRERRREGGEEEEDTEEGEDEGDDKDDYWREQQEKLEIEKKAIVEDHSLVAEEKMRLLKEKEKKMEDLRREKEATEMLSAKIKAMESKLLVGGKNIVDHTNEQQKILEQKRQEIAEQKRREREIQQQMESRDEETLELKETYSSLQQEVDIKTKKLKKLFSKLQAVKAEIHDLQEEHIKERQELEQTQNELTRELKLKHLIIENFIPLEEKNKIMNRSFFDEEEDQWKLHPITRLDNQQMMKRPVSAVGYKRPLSQYARTSMMIRPEARYRAENIVLLELDMPNRTTRDYEGPAIAPKVQAALEAALQDEDEIQVDASTFESTSNKKSKPRPKTGRRSGGPSSAGPHSSQLYPQSRGLVPK is encoded by the exons atGTCGAAGCTGAAGAGCTCCGagtctgtgagggtggtggtgCGATGCCGGCCGATGAACAGCAAGGAGAAGACAGCCTCATATGAAAGAGTTGTTAACGTGGATGTCAAGCTAGGGCAGGTCTCGGTGAAGAATCCACGGGGAACGGCTCATGAACTGCCTAAAACCTTCACCTTCGATGCTGTGTATGACTGGAACTCCAAACAGGTCGAGCTCTACGATGAGACCTTCAGACCTCTGGTGGACTCTGTCCTGCAAGGGTTTAATGGGACAATCTTTGCCTATGGGCAGACTGGGACAGGGAAAACATACACGATGGAAGGGGTGCGGGGTGATCCTGAAAAAAGAGGGGTCATCCCCAACTCCTTCGATCACATCTTCACCCACATCTCTAGATCCCAAAATCAGCAGTACCTAGTGAGGGCGTCTTACCTGGAGATCTACCAGGAAGAAATCAGAGACTTGTTATCAAAGGATCAGTCCAAGCGGCTGGAGTTAAAGGAGAGGCCAGACACGGGTGTGTACGTCAAGGACCTGTCCTCCTTCGTTACGAAAAGCGTCAAAGAGATCGAGCACGTGATGAACGTGGGGAACCAGAACCGCTCGGTGGGAGCCACCAACATGAACGAGCACAGCTCCCGGTCCCACGCCATTTTCGTCATCACCATCGAGTGCAGCGAGCTGGGACTTGATGGGGAGAACCACATCCGGGTGGGGAAGCTCAACCTGGTCGACCTTGCGGGCAGCGAGCGGCAGGCGAAGACTGGAGCCCAGGGGGAAAGGTTGAAGGAAGCCACCAAAATCAATCTCTCTCTCTCGGCTTTGGGCAATGTTATCTCTGCCCTAGTAGATGGCAAAAGCACACACATTCCATACCGGGACTCGAAGCTGACGAGATTGCTTCAAGACTCCTTAGGTGGCAATGCCAAAACGGTGATGGTGGCCAATATAGGCCCTGCCTCTTACAATGTAGAGGAGACTCTGACGACACTGAGGTATGCCAATCGTGCCAAGAATATCAAGAACAAGCCACGAGTGAATGAGGATCCCAAGGATGCTCTGTTGCGAGAGTTCCAGGAAGAGATCGCTCGACTCAAGGCACAGTTGGAAAAACGGTCTATTGGcaaaagaaagaggagggagaggaggagagaaggaggggaagaggaggaagacactGAAGAGGGTGAAGATGAAGGCGATGACAAAGATGACTATTGGAGGGAGCAACAGGAAAAGCTGGAGATTGAGAAGAAAGCCATAGTTGAGGATCACAGCTTGGTGGCAGAGGAAAAGATGAGgctgctgaaagagaaggagaagaaaatggagGACCTGAGGCGAGAGAAGGAAGCCACAGAAATGCTGAGTGCTAAAATCAAG GCCATGGAAAGCAAGCTTCTGGTGGGAGGGAAAAACATTGTGGACCACACAAATGAACAACAGAAAATCCTGGAACAGAAACGACAGGAAATCGCAGAGCAG AAACGTCGGGAGCGAGAAATCCAGCAGCAGATGGAAAGTCGGGATGAGGAAACACTGGAGCTGAAGGAGACCTATAGTTCTCTTCAGCAAGAGGTGGACATAAAGACCAAAAAGCTCAAAAAG TTGTTTTCCAAGCTGCAAGCTGTGAAGGCAGAGATCCATGATCTCCAAGAAGAGCACATCAAGGAGCGCCAGGAACTGGAACAGACCCAGAATGAACTTACCAGGGAACTGAAGCTTAA GCACCTCATTATTGAAAATTTTATTCCCttggaagaaaagaacaagatCATGAACAGATCATTCTTTGATGAAGAGGAAGACCAGTGGAAACTGCATCCCATAACCCGGCTGGA TAACCAACAGATGATGAAAAGACCAGTATCTGCTGTAGGATACAAAAGGCCACTGAGCCAATACGCCAGAACATCCATGATGATTCGTCCCGAGGCGCGGTACAGG GCAGAGAACATTGTGTTGCTGGAACTGGACATGCCCAACCGAACAACGAGAGACTATGAGGGGCCAGCCATCGCTCCCAAAGTTCAGGCAGCTctagaagcagctctgcaggatgAGGATGAGATACAGGTGGATGCTTCAACCTTTGAGAGCACTTCCAATAAGAAATCAAAACCCAG GCCTAAAACTGGAAGGAGATCGGGGGGACCCTCGTCAGCGGGGCCCCACAGTTCTCAGCTGTACCCACAGTCCCGGGGGCTGGTTCCCAAGTAA